One genomic window of Arachis stenosperma cultivar V10309 chromosome 10, arast.V10309.gnm1.PFL2, whole genome shotgun sequence includes the following:
- the LOC130955530 gene encoding pentatricopeptide repeat-containing protein At5g15340, mitochondrial has product MTWTLPPAHHTPALHLRALLRSCARTSSLRPATQLHAAALVSGLLPPTSSDPHFLLNALFHLYSLSSLSHAIHLFHQIPNSQKDSVDYTALISATNPNHALRLFSEMRSLPLPLDPVSVLCVLTKCSHLGCVKTGSQLHALVVKLGVSGCVRVCNALMDVYVKCGLVGGVRRVFEDMGLKTVVSWTVVLEGVVKGEGLENGRKVFDEMPERNEVAWTVMIVGYVENGMTREAFELLREMIFGCGFVLNDVSLCSILSACSRSGDVSLGRWVHGYAVKEIGWDVGVMVGTGLVDMYAKCGRIGAALVVFSNMPRRNVVAWNAMIGGLAMHGKGKDVVDMFDSMIGEGVSPDALTFLALLSACSHSGMVDLGWKYFNELESIHGINPEMEHYACMVDLLGRAGRLEEAEAFIKSMPFAPNEVVLGSLFGSCYTHGKVKLGERIMRELVQMDPHNTEYHILLSNMYALSGKEEKANFFRKVLKKRGIKKVPGTSSMYVGGQLHQFIAGDKSHPQTAGIYMVLDDMIRRLRLGGYVPNTSSQVLFGCSTRDDCTEALEEVEQVLFTHSEKLALAFGLTSTPSGSPIHIFKNLRICQDCHSAMKIASYVYNREIVVRDRYRFHSFKQGSCSCSDCW; this is encoded by the coding sequence ATGACATGGACACTCCCACCCGCCCACCATACCCCCGCCCTCCACCTCCGCGCCCTCCTCCGCAGCTGCGCCCGCACCTCCTCCCTCCGCCCCGCCACCCAGCTCCACGCCGCCGCCCTCGTCTCTGGCCTCCTGCCACCCACCTCCTCCGACCCCCACTTCCTCCTCAACGCCCTCTTCCACCTCTACTCTCTCTCCTCCCTCTCCCACGCCATCCACCTCTTCCATCAAATCCCCAACTCCCAAAAAGACTCCGTCGACTACACTGCCCTCATCTCTGCCACTAACCCCAACCATGCCCTTCGCCTTTTCTCCGAAATGCGCtccctccccctcccccttGACCCCGTCTCCGTACTCTGCGTCCTCACTAAGTGCTCCCATCTCGGCTGCGTCAAAACGGGCTCGCAGCTTCATGCACTTGTGGTGAAGCTTGGGGTTTCTGGGTGTGTTAGAGTCTGCAATGCTTTGATGGATGTTTATGTGAAGTGTGGGCTTGTGGGTGGGGTTAGAagagtttttgaggatatgGGGTTGAAGACTGTGGTGTCTTGGACTGTGGTCTTGGAAGGTGTGGTGAAAGGGGAGGGTTTGGAGAATGGGCGGAAGGTGTTCGATGAAATGCCAGAGAGGAATGAGGTTGCTTGGACTGTGATGATTGTGGGGTATGTTGAGAATGGGATGACTAGGGAGGCTTTTGAGCTTTTGAGGGAGATGATTTTTGGGTGTGGGTTTGTGTTGAATGATGTGAGCCTTTGTTCGATTCTTTCGGCTTGTTCGCGGTCCGGGGATGTGAGCTTGGGGAGGTGGGTTCATGGGTATGCTGTGAAGGAAATTGGGTGGGATGTCGGTGTCATGGTGGGGACTGGGTTGGTTGACATGTATGCAAAGTGTGGGAGGATTGGCGCTGCCTTGGTTGTGTTCAGCAACATGCCAAGGAGAAATGTAGTGGCGTGGAATGCCATGATTGGTGGGTTGGCCATGCATGGGAAGGGAAAGGATGTGGTGGATATGTTTGATTCCATGATTGGAGAAGGAGTGAGCCCTGATGCTTTGACTTTCTTGGCCTTGTTGAGTGCTTGCAGTCATTCGGGTATGGTTGATCTCGGTTGGAAGTACTTCAATGAGCTTGAGTCCATTCATGGGATAAATCCGGAAATGGAGCATTATGCTTGCATGGTGGACCTCCTTGGTCGAGCTGGACGATTGGAAGAAGCCGAAGCTTTTATTAAAAGCATGCCATTTGCTCCAAATGAAGTTGTTCTGGGGTCTCTTTTTGGCTCTTGTTACACACATGGGAAGGTGAAGCTTGGGGAACGGATTATGAGAGAGTTGGTTCAGATGGATCCACATAACACTGAATATCATATCTTGCTTTCCAACATGTATGCCTTGTCTGGGAAAGAGGAAAAGGCAAATTTCTTCAGGAAGGTTCTTAAGAAAAGGGGTATCAAAAAGGTGCCAGGAACGAGCTCAATGTATGTTGGTGGCCAGCTTCATCAGTTCATCGCCGGTGATAAGTCTCACCCGCAAACTGCAGGGATTTACATGGTGCTAGATGACATGATTCGCCGGTTGAGGTTGGGTGGCTATGTTCCCAATACAAGTTCTCAGGTTTTGTTTGGTTGTTCCACCAGGGATGATTGCACTGAGGCATTGGAGGAGGTAGAACAAGTGTTGTTCACTCATAGTGAGAAGCTTGCACTTGCTTTTGGCCTAACAAGCACTCCATCAGGTTCTCCAATACACATTTTCAAGAACCTAAGGATTTGCCAAGACTGTCATTCTGCTATGAAGATTGCATCTTATGTATACAACCGCGAAATTGTGGTCCGAGATCGATATCGGTTTCATAGTTTCAAGCAAGGTTCTTGTTCTTGCTCTGACTGTTGGTGA